A single window of Acidobacteriota bacterium DNA harbors:
- a CDS encoding four helix bundle protein: protein MPRIEFDLTRQMRRAAVSIPSNIAEGWRRKRRRAAYQNHVSIAYGSHGELETQMEVCFRNNFLDRKKCSATVDVCSRLGPMLDRLHDALD from the coding sequence ATGCCGCGCATCGAGTTCGACCTCACGCGGCAGATGCGGCGGGCAGCCGTCTCGATTCCGTCGAATATCGCCGAGGGCTGGCGTCGGAAACGTCGTCGGGCGGCGTATCAGAATCACGTCTCGATCGCCTACGGCTCCCACGGCGAGCTAGAGACCCAGATGGAGGTCTGCTTTCGAAACAACTTCCTTGACCGAAAGAAGTGCTCAGCAACGGTCGACGTCTGCAGCCGACTAGGTCCGATGCTGGACCGATTGCACGATGCGCTCGACTAG